The following are from one region of the Halomonas qaidamensis genome:
- a CDS encoding SOS response-associated peptidase, which yields MCGRFALFTPVSELTNKVGAVMPEREIHPRYNVAPGTWVASIRQASEDSAPTLEEMWWGFRPSWAKGKGTQPINARVETVATNNYFKSAFAKHRCLVLADGWYEWIKNSSPKQPHYLCRRDREPLYFAAVYAERDDGGLGCAILTEQARGSAADVHDRMPLILDDDSLEHWLAPDLTHKETIHSMVRHIDAGLVEHWSVSTAVNKPSEGQGDELINPL from the coding sequence ATGTGCGGTCGATTTGCTTTATTCACCCCCGTAAGTGAGCTGACCAACAAGGTCGGTGCAGTTATGCCAGAGCGTGAGATACACCCGCGCTACAATGTGGCACCTGGTACCTGGGTCGCGAGCATACGGCAGGCTTCTGAAGATTCAGCTCCTACGCTTGAGGAAATGTGGTGGGGATTTCGTCCATCGTGGGCTAAAGGAAAAGGCACGCAGCCTATAAATGCCCGTGTAGAAACCGTGGCGACGAATAACTATTTCAAATCGGCATTTGCTAAGCACCGGTGCCTTGTACTCGCTGACGGGTGGTACGAGTGGATCAAGAACTCATCCCCCAAACAGCCTCATTACCTGTGCCGACGGGACAGAGAGCCATTGTACTTCGCGGCTGTTTACGCAGAACGGGATGATGGAGGTCTAGGATGTGCCATTCTGACCGAGCAGGCCCGAGGCAGTGCTGCCGATGTGCACGACAGGATGCCGTTGATTTTGGACGACGATAGTCTTGAACACTGGCTTGCTCCTGACCTGACGCATAAAGAGACAATCCACAGCATGGTGCGGCATATCGATGCGGGACTCGTCGAACATTGGTCGGTTAGCACAGCTGTTAACAAACCTTCCGAGGGCCAAGGTGACGAGCTGATCAATCCTCTCTAG
- a CDS encoding VPA1262 family protein yields the protein MPKPLSALLTDFRLYGLFGNDQNLTVSQIWILEIEREGSSELRFLYGRSLPGTYQSDSWSGTVSSKTPLYDNCTVKTHALTLYTSTEQLKTFLGDFISGASLQAASQLTGLTINDKLAKKVGASTFGENPVARPVMHLPTRDYYQFQSSRLSPTSYASVDSGAISSEGKPKVFTVPEGCDRKIAEAACQALNADTGMDFSKLDAWRIGDFEFICSPGLNAAERSKFDISLKGQQSSLTLFEPLTQEPTDLLIIVKALSDGSTQASYIARLGKDDSYPLHHAFEIKEFQDQVSTAYTLEIYALAGIKEEPFLQLQTGGYFLRSMNLDLQIADPIRTNGQLGWLMKKVPNREKAKLEAAEQIGRTLHSSRSRMGGHTEDQWIPLNRLTEDGVKQLRPKRSEGRFFLTLNDSGGMSRLLLIDWLRSIFEQHRDAQIAWIDPFMEDVGIELLNRLGTATANYLIITTEKESSDDSKRVSGQPNRIEKLLSKCADWGDGYFGNVLLKVLAVPENRLHDRMILIRSANGRSLAGYHLSNSVQRASENFPLLVTPIPLDVMPHVFEYVDQIIQSTLHGDGKISPSAKLIFNSVEKDRSKEVSELAELSQRCSFVDPPRAGDVLAWWLDDAQLAGLTGSELMEQMNASGYSKDGELDPKRFDSLPIKLWNEGLQLADFHSAWDALGYVLASSQAGDLYTKEKSPLPEPFKQALLEHICSSRRGALQPRIKKSQIDIEFYLTKKLTALLLSHSDPFHAFGYSPVDTSWSDYYAIKLLWSRAPKQFVLWLSTICSEPIKQPRTHALVVEALKHICERICFDKNPEQIDALLQSNVNVIVWVGLHALENAINRGNWGIELLSKIDQIQSASVRRTILCWLINEANYLNSDAKPQLIALLTQSLQAPLTDEELKDVLQPVRGRLGRLHHLTPWILESMLVPMLEQRAIDITQVAKQWVTELTTQWREALKNDSLYFKLEADGAFTDELAVLTKYLSPAVREEIFSELRKIFNTLARTIRQPMSAQISWKTYSNAHKVNFWLYALARRIAALADDEAPSLNGLLLDSEAIIERINSPTWGSISSDELLTYMKGDPDQIASYSLHHSIQRVVAQD from the coding sequence ATGCCTAAACCTCTCAGCGCTTTGCTTACAGATTTCAGGCTGTACGGCCTGTTCGGCAATGACCAGAACCTCACCGTTAGCCAAATATGGATTTTAGAGATCGAACGGGAAGGTTCCAGCGAACTACGCTTCCTGTATGGCCGTTCGCTACCAGGCACCTACCAATCGGATAGTTGGAGTGGCACCGTCAGCAGCAAAACGCCTCTATATGATAATTGCACTGTCAAGACACACGCCTTAACGCTTTATACTTCTACCGAGCAACTGAAAACCTTCCTTGGGGACTTCATCAGCGGGGCTTCGCTTCAGGCTGCTAGCCAGCTTACCGGACTGACTATCAACGACAAATTGGCCAAGAAGGTAGGCGCAAGCACATTTGGGGAAAACCCTGTCGCCCGTCCCGTAATGCATTTGCCAACACGTGATTACTATCAATTTCAATCCAGCCGACTAAGTCCAACCAGCTATGCAAGCGTGGACAGCGGTGCCATATCTTCAGAGGGAAAACCAAAGGTGTTCACCGTCCCAGAGGGATGCGACAGGAAGATTGCCGAAGCGGCGTGTCAAGCATTAAACGCCGATACTGGCATGGATTTCTCCAAACTCGACGCCTGGCGAATCGGGGACTTCGAGTTCATTTGCTCGCCTGGGCTCAATGCTGCTGAGCGCAGCAAGTTCGATATTTCTTTGAAAGGGCAGCAGTCATCCTTGACGCTATTCGAACCACTGACCCAGGAACCTACCGATCTCCTGATAATTGTTAAAGCACTCAGCGACGGTAGCACGCAAGCCTCTTACATCGCCCGTTTGGGAAAGGATGATTCATACCCACTCCACCATGCATTTGAGATTAAAGAGTTCCAAGACCAAGTCTCTACAGCCTACACCTTGGAAATCTATGCACTTGCAGGTATCAAAGAAGAACCATTCCTCCAGCTTCAAACTGGCGGATACTTCTTGCGCAGCATGAATTTAGATCTGCAAATAGCTGATCCTATACGGACAAACGGCCAACTGGGTTGGTTGATGAAAAAGGTACCAAATCGAGAAAAGGCCAAGCTAGAAGCAGCAGAGCAGATCGGGCGCACCTTACATTCTTCACGATCGCGAATGGGCGGGCATACTGAGGATCAATGGATTCCTCTCAATCGGCTTACTGAAGACGGTGTCAAGCAGCTACGCCCCAAGAGATCTGAAGGGCGGTTTTTTCTCACTCTTAACGATAGCGGGGGTATGAGTCGCCTGCTGTTAATAGACTGGCTCAGGAGCATTTTTGAGCAACACCGCGATGCCCAAATTGCTTGGATAGACCCGTTTATGGAGGATGTTGGGATCGAGCTTCTCAATCGTCTGGGCACGGCAACTGCTAATTACCTGATTATTACTACCGAGAAAGAATCGAGCGATGACAGTAAAAGAGTCTCAGGCCAGCCCAACCGTATTGAGAAGCTTCTCTCAAAGTGTGCTGACTGGGGTGATGGCTACTTTGGAAATGTTCTCCTCAAAGTGCTTGCAGTGCCAGAAAACAGACTCCACGACCGCATGATACTTATTCGTTCAGCCAATGGTCGGTCACTAGCGGGCTATCATCTATCCAATTCGGTTCAGAGGGCTAGCGAAAACTTCCCTTTATTGGTGACCCCTATTCCTCTGGATGTTATGCCGCATGTATTCGAGTACGTTGACCAAATTATTCAGAGCACGCTCCACGGAGACGGGAAGATTTCACCCAGTGCAAAACTTATTTTCAATTCTGTCGAGAAGGATCGGAGTAAAGAAGTAAGCGAACTTGCGGAGCTGAGCCAACGCTGCTCGTTCGTTGATCCTCCACGTGCTGGTGACGTGCTGGCTTGGTGGTTAGATGACGCCCAGCTCGCTGGCTTGACAGGATCTGAACTGATGGAGCAGATGAATGCTAGCGGGTATAGCAAGGACGGAGAACTCGATCCAAAACGCTTCGACAGCCTTCCGATCAAGCTCTGGAATGAAGGACTGCAGCTTGCAGACTTCCACTCCGCTTGGGACGCACTGGGTTATGTACTCGCCAGTTCTCAAGCGGGCGATCTCTATACCAAGGAGAAGTCGCCTTTACCTGAGCCCTTCAAACAGGCACTGCTTGAGCACATTTGCTCTTCCAGGCGGGGCGCGCTGCAACCGCGTATCAAAAAGAGCCAGATTGACATTGAGTTCTATCTGACAAAGAAGCTTACCGCACTACTGCTGTCACATTCGGACCCGTTCCACGCATTTGGGTACTCGCCTGTTGATACTTCATGGAGCGATTATTACGCCATCAAACTCCTTTGGTCGCGAGCTCCGAAGCAGTTTGTCTTATGGTTGAGCACGATATGCTCTGAACCTATCAAGCAGCCACGCACCCACGCACTTGTAGTTGAAGCTCTCAAGCATATCTGCGAGCGGATATGCTTTGATAAGAACCCCGAGCAGATTGATGCGCTGTTGCAGAGCAATGTGAACGTTATAGTCTGGGTAGGGCTGCATGCTCTCGAAAATGCAATCAATAGAGGCAACTGGGGGATTGAGTTACTCTCCAAGATTGATCAGATCCAATCCGCTAGTGTTCGACGCACCATCCTGTGCTGGCTGATCAACGAAGCAAACTATCTTAATTCCGATGCCAAACCGCAACTTATTGCTCTATTGACCCAATCGCTTCAGGCGCCTCTCACTGACGAGGAACTCAAAGACGTTCTTCAGCCCGTTCGTGGCCGTCTTGGCAGGCTGCACCACTTAACCCCTTGGATTCTTGAGTCCATGCTTGTGCCCATGCTGGAACAAAGAGCAATCGACATTACTCAAGTTGCCAAGCAGTGGGTAACCGAGCTGACTACACAATGGCGGGAGGCACTCAAGAATGACAGCCTCTATTTCAAGCTAGAAGCGGACGGCGCATTCACCGATGAGCTGGCTGTGTTAACTAAATATCTGAGTCCCGCCGTTCGTGAGGAAATTTTCAGCGAGCTCCGGAAGATTTTTAATACGCTTGCTCGAACCATCAGGCAGCCTATGAGCGCTCAGATAAGTTGGAAAACATACAGCAATGCACATAAAGTAAACTTTTGGTTATATGCCCTCGCTCGCAGAATTGCAGCGCTCGCGGATGATGAGGCACCATCCTTGAATGGCCTTCTACTTGACAGCGAAGCGATTATCGAACGAATCAACTCACCAACTTGGGGTAGCATTTCAAGCGATGAACTCCTCACTTATATGAAGGGCGACCCCGACCAGATTGCGTCATATAGTCTTCACCACTCTATCCAAAGAGTGGTAGCGCAGGACTAA
- a CDS encoding UvrD-helicase domain-containing protein: MLEEPRRYSDFFASVAASPLTEEQTAAAVCFEDRLLLVAAAGSGKTQTMVARAGYAVLSGQARPEEIVMLAFNKDAALELDERVKTRLLPAIEGADAITCTTFHSLALRIIGESTGRKPSVGSQLDKGQDIGVVAHILSQLIAESNSYRAMWFLYSIVLGHSAGEYEKAASDEAKPQLTITDPDAIITQRGEVVRSQEERIIADWLSLHGINYRYEATYPHPTADEHHRDYRPDFYYPEIDLYHEHFALDARGQPPARFKGYLDGVEWKRVLHHQHQTALFETTSYGLRQGDDLERLKAELSARGLNPVANANNLVNPTDPVEVPEFAKLARMFIIRYKGQMLNVDALRTSLDERPFPVRDRQFLNLFEPILERWNQRLADEGAVDYEDMLNQAAKHLENGEWQSPFRTIMVDEFQDTSPARANIIRGLAGENVTLAAVGDDFQSIYRFAGADIRNMTQFEQRFGKARTLYLTKTFRSPQSLNDLASAFVTRNPDQLNKSVFSANSASGPRVHFRAYAHGAAQSSLDDQLDKLAVQARKQHVSLSVFLLGRYKHDRPGNLSAIKRRHHGALDIRFLTVHASKGLEADYVFLLNVHNTELGFPMRRPEDELLGFVMPPDEAYEHAEERRLLYVAITRAKRQAVLVAEEGRISDFVFELSDLGMGAILDHRRLVEITPCPACEDGRLIPKITTRGESISCSQHPHCVYKPL; this comes from the coding sequence TTGCTTGAAGAGCCACGGCGCTATTCCGACTTCTTCGCCTCGGTAGCTGCCAGCCCTCTGACAGAGGAACAGACGGCTGCGGCGGTGTGTTTCGAGGATCGCCTTCTGTTGGTAGCTGCTGCTGGGTCTGGTAAAACTCAAACAATGGTTGCAAGGGCGGGGTATGCCGTACTATCGGGACAAGCCCGGCCAGAAGAAATTGTCATGCTCGCCTTTAATAAGGACGCGGCCTTGGAGCTCGATGAACGTGTTAAAACCCGGCTTCTTCCAGCTATTGAGGGCGCTGACGCAATAACTTGCACCACCTTCCACTCTCTGGCGTTGCGCATCATCGGGGAGTCCACAGGTCGCAAACCATCCGTTGGTAGCCAGCTCGATAAAGGGCAGGACATTGGCGTTGTGGCCCACATTCTCTCGCAACTTATCGCTGAATCAAACAGCTACAGAGCAATGTGGTTCCTTTACTCAATAGTGCTGGGACACAGCGCTGGCGAGTACGAGAAGGCTGCCAGCGATGAAGCTAAACCACAGCTAACGATCACTGACCCTGATGCCATCATCACACAACGCGGCGAGGTTGTGCGCAGCCAGGAGGAGCGAATCATCGCAGATTGGTTGTCACTGCACGGAATCAACTATCGCTATGAGGCGACCTATCCGCATCCAACGGCCGATGAGCACCATCGGGATTATAGGCCTGACTTCTACTACCCAGAGATCGACCTGTATCACGAACATTTCGCTCTCGACGCTCGTGGCCAGCCACCGGCCAGATTCAAAGGTTATCTGGATGGAGTCGAATGGAAGCGCGTACTCCATCACCAGCATCAAACAGCATTATTCGAGACAACGTCATACGGCTTACGTCAAGGTGACGATCTAGAGCGGCTAAAGGCCGAGCTATCGGCCCGAGGATTAAACCCTGTAGCGAATGCGAATAACTTAGTCAACCCAACAGACCCTGTCGAGGTGCCGGAGTTTGCGAAGCTGGCACGCATGTTCATCATACGCTACAAGGGCCAAATGCTGAACGTGGATGCATTGCGTACTAGTCTGGACGAACGACCCTTTCCAGTGCGAGACCGGCAGTTCTTGAACCTGTTCGAGCCTATTCTGGAGCGCTGGAATCAGCGCCTCGCCGATGAGGGCGCTGTAGATTACGAGGATATGCTCAACCAGGCAGCTAAACACCTCGAGAATGGTGAGTGGCAGTCGCCGTTTCGCACTATTATGGTGGATGAATTCCAAGACACGTCTCCTGCGCGCGCCAACATCATCCGCGGGTTGGCTGGAGAAAATGTAACGCTCGCTGCAGTGGGCGATGACTTCCAGAGTATCTATCGGTTTGCCGGTGCAGATATCAGAAACATGACACAATTCGAGCAACGATTCGGTAAGGCTCGTACGCTCTATCTGACAAAGACATTCCGATCTCCGCAATCACTGAACGACCTCGCAAGCGCGTTCGTCACGCGCAACCCTGATCAGTTGAACAAGTCGGTCTTCTCCGCCAATTCAGCCAGCGGGCCTCGTGTGCATTTTCGTGCATATGCCCATGGTGCAGCACAATCCAGCTTGGATGACCAACTCGACAAGCTGGCTGTACAGGCTCGTAAGCAGCATGTCAGCTTGAGCGTGTTTCTGCTGGGACGTTATAAGCATGATCGCCCCGGCAACTTGTCGGCAATTAAGAGGCGCCACCACGGAGCACTGGATATTCGGTTTTTGACGGTACATGCCAGCAAAGGGCTTGAGGCCGATTATGTGTTCCTGCTGAACGTGCACAACACAGAACTTGGATTTCCGATGCGTCGCCCCGAAGACGAACTCTTAGGCTTTGTAATGCCGCCTGATGAAGCTTATGAACACGCTGAAGAGCGCCGTTTGCTCTATGTGGCGATCACTCGTGCTAAACGCCAGGCTGTATTAGTTGCAGAGGAAGGGCGGATCTCGGACTTCGTATTCGAGCTCAGTGACCTTGGGATGGGGGCTATCTTGGATCACCGTCGGTTGGTTGAGATTACACCATGTCCTGCATGCGAAGACGGCCGGCTAATACCGAAGATTACCACTAGAGGCGAATCCATAAGTTGCAGTCAGCACCCGCACTGCGTATATAAACCCCTTTAG
- a CDS encoding AbrB/MazE/SpoVT family DNA-binding domain-containing protein, which translates to MRTVPIFKDDNSQIVYLPADMVYEGVRKLKITQAKEVITLRPVRSSWISYPELPKADAEFLHQRPVIVDAKDRSDLPHSSSSKSSKYPDGNC; encoded by the coding sequence ATGCGAACTGTTCCAATTTTCAAAGATGATAATAGCCAGATCGTCTACCTGCCCGCTGATATGGTATATGAAGGGGTTAGAAAACTTAAGATTACTCAGGCAAAGGAAGTAATTACTCTGCGTCCTGTTCGTTCATCCTGGATATCCTATCCTGAGCTGCCTAAGGCTGATGCCGAGTTCCTTCATCAGCGTCCCGTAATCGTGGATGCTAAAGACAGGAGCGACCTTCCACACAGCAGCTCGTCAAAGTCCTCAAAATACCCCGATGGCAATTGTTGA
- a CDS encoding LexA family protein, with product MSMHFTILGRVDTMARPLRLPLAAGEVRAGFPSPADDYIEVELDLIAHLIKHPSATFFLRAKGTSMEDDGIKDNALLIVDRSLNPQPGHIVIMSVDGELTCKKLSIMGSRPYLVASNPEFKPIPLSGHDCHNWGVVTHSISSLAPGFAI from the coding sequence ATGAGTATGCATTTCACCATCCTCGGGCGCGTAGACACCATGGCTCGACCGCTCCGGCTACCTTTAGCTGCCGGTGAAGTCCGAGCTGGTTTTCCCAGTCCCGCCGACGATTATATTGAGGTTGAATTAGATCTTATTGCCCATCTGATTAAGCACCCTAGCGCAACGTTCTTTTTACGCGCTAAAGGCACTTCCATGGAAGACGATGGCATTAAAGATAATGCGCTGTTAATTGTCGATCGGTCCCTCAACCCTCAGCCGGGACATATAGTGATCATGAGCGTTGACGGCGAGCTGACATGTAAGAAACTAAGCATTATGGGCAGTCGGCCGTATCTGGTGGCTTCTAACCCAGAGTTTAAGCCAATTCCCCTCTCTGGACATGATTGTCACAATTGGGGGGTGGTGACTCATAGCATCAGTTCGCTAGCACCCGGTTTCGCCATATGA
- a CDS encoding ABC transporter substrate-binding protein → MCLFPLRHTLHSAVLVVGLLLSAVSHAQWATVDWTIAETLLAIDAPVSSVAQHSDYHTWVSEPRIPSSATDMGLRSQPNLELLAQAPPKQILISPMFAGLRPRLERIAPVSTFSLYSPETDTWQEMQTLTRQLGELTDRDAQAERLINNTRALMTELRGQLPESAPLLLVQFMDARHVRVFGESSLYNAVLEQLALPNAWDQPTNAWGFSLVGIEALARYPEATLAIIEPLPEGVASQLESSGLWQHLPSVKNAQLLHLPPVWSFGALPSAQRFARELSAALVTRDTTQITDLIVN, encoded by the coding sequence ATGTGCCTTTTTCCCCTACGACATACCCTACACAGCGCTGTACTTGTTGTGGGCTTACTGTTATCGGCTGTTAGCCATGCTCAGTGGGCAACCGTTGACTGGACCATTGCAGAAACATTACTGGCAATAGATGCCCCTGTCAGCAGCGTTGCCCAGCACAGCGATTACCACACCTGGGTCAGCGAGCCTCGGATACCCAGTAGCGCCACTGACATGGGGTTACGTTCCCAGCCTAACCTGGAACTACTAGCACAAGCGCCTCCGAAACAGATACTGATATCTCCTATGTTTGCCGGATTAAGACCCCGACTAGAGCGAATTGCGCCTGTCAGCACCTTTTCGCTCTATTCGCCGGAGACCGATACGTGGCAGGAGATGCAAACACTGACGCGCCAGCTGGGTGAACTAACCGACCGTGACGCCCAGGCAGAAAGGCTGATCAACAACACTCGGGCTCTAATGACTGAATTGCGAGGCCAGCTTCCCGAGAGCGCACCATTACTCCTAGTGCAGTTTATGGATGCCCGCCATGTCCGAGTGTTTGGGGAAAGCAGCCTCTACAACGCCGTCCTAGAGCAACTAGCACTGCCTAACGCCTGGGATCAGCCGACCAACGCCTGGGGCTTTTCGTTAGTCGGGATTGAAGCCCTAGCCCGCTACCCAGAGGCAACGCTTGCCATCATCGAACCGCTTCCTGAAGGCGTTGCGTCACAGCTCGAAAGCAGCGGTTTATGGCAGCATTTACCCAGTGTAAAGAACGCCCAGCTATTGCACCTACCGCCGGTCTGGAGCTTTGGAGCACTCCCTTCTGCCCAGCGCTTTGCTCGGGAACTGTCCGCTGCCCTTGTGACACGTGACACAACTCAAATAACTGATTTAATTGTTAACTAA
- a CDS encoding Y-family DNA polymerase, whose translation MIGLVDCNNFYVSCERVFNPRLEGEAVGVMSNNDGCVVARSQEIKSLGVAMGMPAHQIDPHIRRKCTLLSSNYALYGDMSSRVTDVLSQHTPHVDVYSIDESFLSFEGFEADTLEERCQVMRQQVRRDTGIPVSVGLSTSKTLAKIANHRAKKESMFNGVAMMDPNSNDTRAFLEQLPVNEIWGVAGRSAARLHTLGIENAWQLRTASPKHLRRHFSVVMERLVYELRGENCISLDDMSQPKKQIMVSRSFGRLTTDKTDLREALRAHASRAGEKLRRQNGLAQALMVFVHTNRFRQDLPSYSKRLVIPLPHPTDDSRELIKSAMAGLERVFKKDIWYQKCGIMLMDLCDHDNEQLGLLAEPISDEKRARNEKLMATLDKLNREHGKNTVRLGMPRKQNAWELRCEHRTPRYTTRWEELAVAKT comes from the coding sequence ATGATTGGGTTAGTAGACTGCAATAATTTCTATGTATCCTGCGAGCGGGTTTTTAACCCGAGGCTCGAAGGCGAGGCTGTCGGCGTTATGTCGAATAACGACGGTTGCGTCGTCGCGCGTTCGCAAGAAATCAAAAGCTTAGGTGTGGCAATGGGAATGCCTGCCCATCAGATTGATCCCCATATACGCCGAAAATGCACTTTGCTCAGCTCAAATTATGCGCTTTACGGTGACATGAGTAGTCGCGTAACAGACGTTCTCTCACAGCATACGCCTCACGTTGATGTATATAGCATTGACGAGTCATTTCTATCGTTTGAGGGCTTTGAAGCGGACACGTTGGAAGAACGATGCCAAGTGATGCGACAGCAAGTAAGGCGGGATACAGGGATCCCAGTTAGCGTTGGCCTGAGCACTAGCAAAACATTGGCAAAAATTGCCAACCATCGCGCTAAAAAAGAAAGTATGTTCAATGGCGTGGCCATGATGGACCCTAATAGCAACGACACGCGTGCCTTCTTGGAACAGCTACCCGTTAATGAGATATGGGGGGTAGCAGGTCGCAGTGCAGCGCGGCTTCATACCCTAGGCATAGAGAATGCTTGGCAGCTGCGCACCGCCAGCCCTAAGCATTTACGGCGCCATTTCAGTGTGGTCATGGAACGTCTGGTTTATGAGTTGAGGGGCGAAAACTGCATATCGCTGGACGACATGAGCCAACCAAAAAAACAGATCATGGTGTCCCGCTCTTTTGGTCGACTCACGACGGACAAAACCGATCTGCGTGAAGCCCTGCGAGCCCACGCTTCACGCGCTGGTGAAAAGCTACGACGACAAAACGGCTTGGCGCAGGCGTTGATGGTGTTTGTTCACACCAATCGCTTTCGGCAAGATTTGCCGAGCTACAGTAAGCGTTTAGTAATTCCGCTACCTCACCCCACCGATGACAGCCGCGAGCTCATTAAATCTGCCATGGCAGGTCTAGAGAGAGTTTTTAAAAAAGACATCTGGTACCAAAAATGTGGGATTATGCTCATGGATCTGTGCGACCATGACAATGAACAACTAGGGTTGCTCGCGGAGCCGATCAGCGATGAGAAGCGTGCTCGTAATGAAAAATTGATGGCCACCCTCGACAAGCTTAATCGCGAGCACGGAAAAAATACCGTCCGTCTTGGTATGCCCCGCAAACAAAACGCTTGGGAATTACGTTGCGAGCACCGCACACCACGCTATACAACCAGATGGGAAGAGCTTGCAGTCGCTAAAACATAG
- the ispB gene encoding octaprenyl diphosphate synthase, with amino-acid sequence MTANVSQTPPASPTPSPLHAVVADDFDAVNRTIVAQLNSKVPLVETIGQYIIESGGKRLRPLLVLLAARSLGYQGDKHITLATLIEFMHTSTLLHDDVVDESHMRRGKKTANDAWGNAPSVLVGDFLYSRSFQMMVDVGSMRIMAILSGATCVIAEGEVLQLTNIGNPSISEADYFETIQGKTAMLFEAASHSGAVLADATPEQERALQYYGRYLGLAFQLIDDLLDYQGDAEAMGKNVGDDLAEGKPTLPLIHAMERGTPEQAKLIRQVIRKGGLEQLDEVLEIINATGALEYTRARAVEMADKALAELDALPPSPYRDSMANIARLAVDRKA; translated from the coding sequence ATGACAGCCAACGTCTCTCAAACCCCGCCTGCCAGCCCAACGCCTTCACCGCTGCACGCCGTGGTGGCCGATGACTTTGACGCCGTAAACCGCACCATTGTTGCGCAGTTGAATTCCAAGGTGCCGCTGGTAGAAACCATCGGCCAATATATTATTGAAAGCGGCGGCAAGCGCCTGCGTCCTTTGCTCGTGCTGCTAGCGGCCCGATCACTGGGCTATCAGGGCGACAAACACATCACCCTCGCCACGCTGATCGAATTTATGCACACCTCGACGTTGCTGCACGACGACGTGGTCGATGAGTCGCACATGCGGCGTGGCAAAAAAACCGCCAACGATGCCTGGGGTAACGCACCATCCGTACTGGTGGGTGACTTCCTCTATTCGCGCTCATTCCAAATGATGGTGGACGTAGGATCAATGCGCATTATGGCAATTCTGTCCGGCGCAACCTGCGTGATTGCCGAAGGCGAAGTACTGCAGCTCACCAATATCGGTAACCCGAGCATTTCTGAAGCGGATTACTTTGAAACCATTCAAGGTAAAACAGCGATGCTGTTTGAAGCCGCCTCCCACAGCGGTGCCGTGCTGGCCGATGCCACCCCTGAGCAAGAGCGCGCCCTGCAGTATTACGGCCGCTATTTAGGCCTCGCCTTCCAGCTCATCGATGACCTGCTGGACTACCAAGGCGATGCCGAGGCCATGGGCAAAAATGTCGGCGACGACCTGGCAGAGGGCAAACCGACACTACCACTGATACATGCCATGGAACGCGGCACGCCTGAACAAGCCAAGTTAATCCGCCAAGTGATTCGCAAAGGCGGGCTGGAACAGCTCGACGAAGTGCTTGAGATCATCAACGCCACCGGCGCGCTGGAGTACACCCGCGCACGCGCCGTTGAGATGGCCGATAAAGCCCTGGCCGAACTGGATGCCCTACCGCCCAGCCCCTACCGCGATAGCATGGCGAATATCGCCCGGTTAGCGGTTGATCGCAAAGCATAA
- a CDS encoding MbcA/ParS/Xre antitoxin family protein, whose product MLSADDSKQEITIAIWRAAIALFDGERTAADKWLHSEAIGLGWKRPIDVMQEDAQQVLDLITRIDRGVYT is encoded by the coding sequence ATGCTTAGTGCTGATGACTCAAAGCAGGAAATTACAATCGCCATCTGGAGGGCGGCTATAGCGCTGTTTGATGGGGAACGAACTGCAGCGGACAAGTGGTTACACAGTGAAGCCATTGGGCTAGGTTGGAAGCGTCCCATTGATGTTATGCAGGAGGACGCTCAGCAGGTGCTGGATCTGATTACGAGGATAGACAGAGGCGTTTACACATAA